One part of the Methylobacterium mesophilicum SR1.6/6 genome encodes these proteins:
- the ppsR gene encoding transcriptional regulator PpsR, protein MTVTPQPRPSPQQPPAALQQVAGHLDGEAVGRIVAASADLSLVIDADGVIRDATIGTDLEAENIPGWLGRRWVDTVTVESRPKVDALLRDAGPEGITRWRQINHPSPSGIDLPIRYASIRPAEGGPILVLGRDMRAVAALQRRLMETQQALERDYDRLRAAETRYRLLFQIAGEPVLVVDAGTRRVSEANPAAARLLGRPAKRIAGQDAVDLFDPASARALEAQFAALRATGQAGEVRAVLPHGRGEVTVSASLFRGEGGASALMRLVTDPAVAEGGADQEAPTRAVIEAMPEGFVLTDPARRVLTANAAFLELAQLATEGQARGRSLDQWLGRDETEAQALFATLVDHGAVRRFATVIRGTFGGIEDVEVAAVSVAGSRPCLGFAVRPAPRRIPDGRFGLGREVPRSVEQMAELVGRVSMKTLVRETTDLIEKLCIEAALRITRDNRASAAEMLGLSRQGLYAKMRRYGVGDLDGQAEEV, encoded by the coding sequence GTGACCGTGACGCCCCAGCCTCGCCCCTCCCCGCAGCAGCCGCCCGCGGCCCTGCAGCAGGTGGCCGGCCACCTCGACGGAGAGGCGGTCGGGCGGATCGTTGCGGCCTCCGCCGACCTGTCGCTGGTGATCGACGCCGACGGGGTGATCCGGGACGCGACGATCGGTACCGATCTCGAGGCCGAGAACATTCCCGGCTGGCTGGGCCGGCGCTGGGTCGACACCGTGACGGTGGAGAGCCGGCCGAAGGTTGATGCCTTGCTGCGCGACGCCGGGCCCGAGGGCATCACGCGCTGGCGCCAGATCAACCATCCTTCGCCCAGCGGCATCGACCTGCCGATTCGCTACGCCTCGATACGCCCGGCCGAGGGCGGCCCGATCCTGGTGCTCGGGCGCGACATGCGGGCCGTGGCGGCGCTACAGCGCCGGCTCATGGAAACCCAGCAGGCGCTCGAACGGGACTATGACCGCCTGCGCGCCGCCGAGACCCGCTACCGGCTGCTGTTTCAGATCGCCGGCGAGCCGGTCCTCGTGGTGGATGCCGGGACGCGCCGGGTCTCTGAGGCCAACCCGGCTGCGGCGCGCCTGCTCGGGCGTCCCGCCAAGCGCATTGCCGGCCAGGACGCGGTGGACCTGTTCGACCCTGCCAGCGCCCGCGCCCTGGAGGCGCAGTTCGCCGCGCTGCGGGCGACCGGCCAGGCCGGAGAAGTTCGCGCGGTCCTGCCCCACGGGCGCGGCGAGGTAACGGTCTCGGCATCGCTGTTCCGTGGCGAGGGCGGCGCCAGCGCGTTGATGCGACTCGTGACCGATCCGGCGGTGGCGGAGGGGGGCGCGGACCAGGAGGCGCCGACCCGCGCGGTGATCGAGGCGATGCCAGAAGGCTTCGTCCTCACCGATCCGGCCCGGCGGGTGCTGACCGCCAACGCCGCCTTCCTGGAGCTTGCCCAACTCGCCACCGAGGGGCAGGCGCGAGGACGCAGCCTCGACCAGTGGCTCGGCCGCGACGAGACCGAGGCGCAGGCCCTGTTCGCGACGCTCGTCGATCACGGCGCCGTGCGCCGCTTCGCCACCGTCATCCGCGGGACCTTCGGCGGGATCGAGGATGTCGAGGTCGCCGCCGTCTCGGTGGCGGGATCCCGCCCGTGCCTCGGCTTCGCCGTCCGCCCCGCCCCGCGGCGGATCCCGGACGGGCGCTTCGGCCTCGGGCGAGAGGTGCCGCGCTCGGTGGAACAGATGGCGGAGCTGGTCGGCCGGGTCTCGATGAAGACCCTGGTCCGCGAGACCACCGATCTGATCGAGAAGCTCTGCATCGAGGCGGCTCTGCGGATCACCCGGGACAACCGCGCTTCGGCGGCGGAGATGCTGGGCCTGAGCCGGCAGGGCCTCTACGCGAAGATGCGTCGCTACGGCGTCGGCGATCTGGACGGACAGGCCGAGGAGGTCTGA
- the bchF gene encoding 2-vinyl bacteriochlorophyllide hydratase, which produces MGPEDRPARPLYTPAERQRRDASPWTFVQGVLAPVQFAIFLVSVVLVLRALVSGQGQGVAEFSVVVKTLALYAIMVTGSIWEKAVFGRWLFAPAFFWEDVVSMLVLALHTAYLAALAAGALDGQALLLLALAAYATYVINAGQFLLKLRAARLEGAGRPAPRLVEALP; this is translated from the coding sequence ATGGGTCCCGAGGACCGGCCGGCACGACCGCTCTACACGCCCGCCGAGCGGCAGCGGCGCGACGCGTCACCCTGGACATTCGTGCAGGGTGTGCTGGCCCCCGTGCAGTTCGCGATCTTTCTGGTGAGCGTCGTTCTGGTGCTGCGCGCCCTCGTCTCCGGACAGGGGCAGGGGGTCGCCGAATTCTCGGTGGTCGTGAAGACCCTGGCGCTTTACGCGATCATGGTCACCGGCTCGATCTGGGAGAAGGCGGTGTTCGGCCGGTGGCTGTTCGCCCCGGCCTTCTTCTGGGAGGACGTGGTCAGCATGCTGGTGCTGGCCCTGCATACGGCCTACCTCGCCGCCCTCGCCGCGGGCGCCCTGGATGGCCAGGCCCTGCTCCTCCTCGCGCTGGCCGCCTACGCGACCTACGTCATCAATGCCGGGCAGTTCCTGCTGAAGCTGCGCGCCGCCCGTCTCGAAGGCGCCGGACGCCCCGCGCCGCGCCTGGTGGAGGCGCTGCCGTGA
- a CDS encoding ferredoxin:protochlorophyllide reductase (ATP-dependent) subunit N, with protein sequence MNAPLIHQTGCGGIDLHQEHGQRAVFCGLTGIVWLHRKIQDAFFLVVGSRTCAHLIQSAAGVMIFAEPRFATAIIDERDLAGLADANEELDRVVTRLIERRPDIKLLFLVGSCPSEVIKLDLSRAAQRLSGRLAPVRVLNYSGSGIETTFTQGEDACLAALVPDLPRETETAAPSLLVVGALADVVEDQFSRMFAAMGIGDVRFLPARRAGAMPAVGRGTRYLLAQPFLTDTARALDERGARRLAAPFPLGAEGTTGWLRAAAEAFGVSEEAFDRATAPGRARAETALAPHRDRLGGKRIFFFPDSQLEVPLARFLARELGAELVEVGTPYLHRAHLAAEIELLPAGTRVTEGQSLDDQMDRCRATRPDLTVCGLGLANPLEAEGLSTKWSIELLFTPVQGYDQVGDLAELFVRPLRRRALLEV encoded by the coding sequence GTGAACGCTCCCCTGATCCACCAGACCGGCTGCGGCGGCATCGACCTGCATCAGGAGCACGGGCAGCGGGCCGTGTTCTGCGGGCTCACCGGCATCGTCTGGCTGCACCGGAAGATCCAGGACGCGTTCTTTCTCGTGGTCGGTTCGCGCACCTGCGCGCATCTGATCCAGTCCGCCGCCGGCGTCATGATCTTCGCTGAGCCGCGCTTCGCGACCGCCATCATCGACGAGCGCGACCTCGCCGGCCTCGCCGACGCGAACGAGGAACTCGACCGAGTGGTGACCCGGCTGATCGAGCGCCGACCGGACATCAAGCTCCTGTTCCTCGTGGGCTCATGCCCATCGGAGGTGATCAAGCTCGACCTGTCCCGAGCGGCGCAGCGCCTGTCGGGCCGGCTCGCTCCCGTGCGGGTGCTGAACTATTCGGGCTCCGGCATCGAGACGACCTTCACGCAAGGGGAGGATGCCTGCCTCGCGGCCCTCGTGCCGGATCTGCCCCGCGAGACCGAGACCGCCGCGCCGTCGCTCTTGGTCGTCGGCGCTCTGGCCGACGTGGTGGAGGATCAGTTCTCCCGGATGTTCGCCGCGATGGGCATCGGGGATGTCCGGTTCCTGCCCGCCCGCCGGGCCGGCGCGATGCCGGCCGTGGGGCGCGGGACCCGCTATCTGCTCGCCCAGCCGTTCCTGACCGACACGGCCCGCGCCCTCGACGAGCGCGGTGCCCGGCGGCTCGCCGCGCCGTTCCCGCTCGGGGCCGAGGGCACCACCGGCTGGCTGCGGGCGGCGGCCGAGGCGTTCGGCGTCTCCGAAGAGGCATTCGACCGGGCCACGGCTCCGGGTCGCGCCCGCGCCGAGACCGCCCTCGCGCCGCACCGGGACAGACTCGGCGGCAAGCGCATCTTCTTCTTCCCCGATTCGCAGCTCGAGGTGCCGCTCGCCCGGTTCCTCGCCCGGGAGCTCGGCGCGGAGCTCGTGGAAGTCGGGACGCCGTACCTGCACCGCGCCCATCTCGCCGCCGAGATCGAGCTTCTGCCCGCGGGCACGCGGGTGACGGAAGGCCAGAGCCTCGACGACCAGATGGACCGCTGCCGCGCGACCCGGCCGGACCTGACGGTCTGCGGGCTCGGCCTCGCCAACCCGCTCGAGGCGGAGGGGTTGTCGACCAAGTGGTCGATCGAGCTGCTGTTCACGCCCGTGCAGGGCTACGATCAGGTCGGCGACCTCGCCGAGCTGTTCGTGCGCCCGCTCCGGCGCCGTGCCTTGCTGGAGGTGTAG
- a CDS encoding cobalamin B12-binding domain-containing protein: MGDWRHFGERLEYGPPSAGCGPAGEAAPVFRDAALVWSEPQRALPDALARVVEAEILPRLMLAHRPATGRRGHRERGPSPQEIAAFSALLLAPGPVDLDAQVEALRDGGLPLARLLLDLLAPAARHLGALWEEDACDFLAVTEALGRLQAVSRRLCTELESESVPANGRSVLLLPCPGETHRFGLSIVASFFREAGWDVTTAVPGPGLDPLDLLGADWFDVVGLSLSCDVLLPALSETVTDVRRASRNPDIRVLVGGPYFARHGGEAGIVGADACASDACLAPAAAEALLDRRALAC, translated from the coding sequence ATGGGAGACTGGAGGCATTTCGGCGAGCGCCTGGAATACGGTCCGCCGTCGGCAGGCTGCGGGCCCGCGGGCGAGGCCGCCCCCGTTTTCAGAGACGCGGCGCTGGTCTGGTCCGAGCCGCAGCGGGCGCTCCCGGACGCCCTGGCGCGGGTGGTCGAGGCCGAGATCCTGCCCCGTCTTATGCTGGCCCATCGTCCCGCAACTGGCCGGCGCGGGCATCGCGAGCGCGGCCCGAGCCCGCAGGAGATCGCCGCGTTCAGCGCTCTGCTCCTCGCCCCCGGACCTGTGGATCTCGACGCCCAGGTCGAGGCCCTTCGCGACGGCGGCCTGCCCCTCGCCCGCCTCCTCCTCGACCTGCTCGCCCCGGCGGCGCGGCACCTCGGCGCGCTCTGGGAGGAGGATGCCTGCGACTTCCTCGCCGTCACGGAAGCGCTCGGGCGGCTCCAGGCGGTGAGTCGCCGGCTCTGCACGGAGTTGGAAAGCGAATCGGTGCCTGCCAACGGGCGCAGTGTCCTGCTCCTTCCCTGCCCCGGCGAGACCCACAGGTTCGGCCTGTCGATCGTGGCGAGCTTCTTCCGGGAAGCCGGCTGGGACGTGACCACGGCGGTGCCTGGTCCCGGCCTCGACCCGCTGGATCTCCTCGGAGCCGACTGGTTCGACGTGGTCGGCCTGTCGCTCTCCTGCGACGTGCTGCTGCCGGCCCTCTCGGAAACGGTTACGGATGTGCGGCGAGCCTCCCGCAATCCGGACATCCGCGTGCTTGTCGGGGGCCCGTATTTCGCGCGCCACGGCGGCGAGGCGGGGATCGTCGGGGCGGATGCCTGCGCGTCGGACGCGTGCCTGGCACCCGCCGCGGCGGAAGCTTTGCTGGACAGACGGGCATTGGCCTGCTGA
- the bchL gene encoding ferredoxin:protochlorophyllide reductase (ATP-dependent) iron-sulfur ATP-binding protein has translation MNIAIRNPVVARKEEGSVQVALDPDIRIETAKVFAVYGKGGIGKSTTSSNLSVAFSKLGKRVLQIGCDPKHDSTFTLTKRLAPTVIDALEAVNFHSEELRVEDFVVEGYNGVMCVEAGGPPAGTGCGGYVVGQTVKLLKEHHLLEDTDVVVFDVLGDVVCGGFASPLQHADRALIVTANDFDSIFAMNRIVAAIHAKSKNYGVRLGGVIANRSAKTDEIDRFNDAVGLKRLAHFPDLDVVRRSRLKKSTLFEMDSSPELDAVTAEYMRLAETLWAGAEPCEAQPMKDRDLFEFLGFD, from the coding sequence ATGAACATCGCGATCCGCAATCCCGTCGTCGCCCGGAAGGAGGAGGGGAGCGTCCAGGTCGCCCTCGATCCGGACATCCGCATCGAGACCGCCAAGGTCTTCGCGGTCTACGGCAAGGGCGGGATCGGCAAGTCGACCACCTCGTCGAACCTGTCGGTAGCCTTCTCGAAGCTCGGCAAGCGGGTCCTGCAGATCGGCTGCGACCCGAAGCACGACTCGACCTTCACGCTGACCAAGCGCCTCGCCCCCACGGTGATCGACGCCCTGGAGGCGGTGAACTTCCACTCGGAGGAGCTGCGCGTCGAGGATTTCGTGGTCGAGGGCTACAACGGCGTCATGTGCGTCGAGGCCGGCGGCCCGCCCGCCGGGACCGGCTGCGGCGGCTACGTGGTCGGCCAGACCGTGAAGCTTCTCAAGGAGCACCACCTCCTCGAAGACACCGACGTCGTCGTCTTCGACGTGCTGGGCGACGTGGTCTGCGGCGGCTTCGCCTCGCCGCTCCAGCATGCCGACCGGGCGCTGATCGTCACCGCCAACGACTTCGACTCGATCTTCGCCATGAACCGGATCGTCGCGGCGATCCACGCCAAGTCCAAGAATTACGGCGTGCGGCTGGGCGGCGTCATCGCCAACCGCTCGGCCAAGACCGACGAAATCGACCGGTTCAACGACGCGGTCGGGCTGAAGCGGCTCGCCCACTTCCCCGATCTCGACGTTGTCCGCCGCTCGCGGCTCAAGAAATCGACCCTGTTCGAGATGGATTCCTCGCCGGAACTCGATGCCGTGACCGCCGAGTACATGCGGCTCGCCGAGACCCTCTGGGCCGGCGCCGAGCCCTGCGAGGCACAGCCCATGAAGGATCGCGACCTGTTCGAGTTTCTGGGATTCGACTGA
- a CDS encoding magnesium chelatase subunit H encodes MPKRITAARPPIRVVIVTLDNHLASAVERARLRLRTEMPGLILGFHAAAEWDNDPATLEACRADIAQADIVLSAMLFMDEHVRTILPALAARRDGCDAMVGCLSAGEVVKTTKLGRFDMSGTKRSALDFLKKLRGKPGQQGNAGRQMALVRKLPKILRFIPGSAQDVRAYFLTLQYWLAGSDENVAALVRFLVHRYAAGERAAWREGPAAPPPLDYPETGLYHPRLPGRIGADPSRLPRLPGARGRVGLLVMRSYVLAGNTAHYDGVIAALEAQGLDVVPAFASGLDNRPAVDAFFMKDGRAAIDAMVSLTGFSLVGGPAYNDAAAAEAMLARLDVPYLAAQALEFQTLEQWEAGDRGLSPVEATMMVAIPELDGATAPMVFGGRSANSGADNARDMRVHPERAARLAERVARLVSLRRTAKAERKLAVVLFNFPPNAGATGTAAFLSVYASLLNTLKGLAADGYMVEVPESVDALRAAILDGNAKRYGTQANVHARIPAEDHLRREPHLAEIEAQWGPAPGRHQTNGAELFVLGARFGNIFVGVQPAFGYEGDPMRLLFERGFAPTHAFSAFYRYLREDFAADAVLHFGTHGALEFMPGKQTGLSEACWPERLIGALPNVYLYAANNPSEGTLAKRRSAATLVSYLTPSLAAAGLYRGLIDLKSSIERWRGLGPEAGPERGSLAELIQQQGAAVDLVAAEPPWSGDLEARVSGLWTALQELEQTLIPHGLHVVGEGVSPEERVDLLLALAEASHGLRPDQAGIAALVAGAGIESALAASGLPADPETRAAFTALAKSESLLARDHEVPALLRALDGRFVPPVAGGDLLRNPAVLPTGRNLHGFDPYRLPSAFAVADGARQVARILERFAADGKPCPESVALVLWGTDNLKSEGGPIAQALALIGAAPRFDGYGRLSGAELIPLETLGRPRIDAVVTLSGIFRDLLPLQTKLLAEASFLAATADEPLEQNYVRKHALAIQAEQGCDLETAALRVFSNAEGAYGANVNHLVDSGNWDDDAELCETFSRRKSFAYGRTGRPAPQRALMQAVLASVDMAYQNLDSVEVGVTSVDHYFDGLGGMGRAVARAKGESVPIYISDQTRGEGRVRSLEEQVALETRTRMLNPKWYEGLLGHGYEGVRQIETHLTNTVGWSATANAVQPWIYERITETYVLDKDMRERMAALNPTASAKVAQRLIEAHRRGFWTPDAEMRDALDRAEEELEDRLEGVTAGVAA; translated from the coding sequence ATGCCAAAGCGCATTACGGCCGCTAGGCCGCCGATCCGCGTCGTCATCGTCACGCTCGACAATCACTTGGCGAGCGCGGTGGAACGGGCGCGCCTGCGTCTCCGGACCGAGATGCCCGGGCTGATCCTGGGCTTCCACGCCGCCGCCGAGTGGGACAACGATCCCGCGACCCTGGAGGCCTGCCGGGCCGACATCGCGCAGGCCGACATCGTGCTCTCGGCCATGCTGTTCATGGACGAGCATGTCCGGACGATCCTGCCGGCGCTCGCTGCGAGACGGGACGGCTGCGACGCGATGGTCGGCTGCCTCTCGGCCGGCGAGGTGGTGAAGACCACGAAGCTCGGCCGCTTCGACATGAGCGGCACCAAGCGCAGCGCCCTCGACTTCCTGAAGAAGCTGCGCGGCAAGCCCGGCCAGCAGGGCAATGCCGGCCGCCAGATGGCGCTCGTGCGCAAGCTCCCGAAGATTCTGCGCTTCATCCCGGGCTCGGCCCAGGACGTGCGCGCCTATTTCCTGACCCTGCAATACTGGCTCGCGGGCTCGGACGAGAACGTCGCCGCCCTGGTCCGCTTCCTCGTGCACCGCTACGCGGCCGGCGAGCGGGCCGCCTGGCGCGAGGGCCCGGCCGCCCCGCCCCCCCTCGACTACCCTGAGACAGGCCTCTACCACCCGCGCCTGCCCGGCCGGATCGGCGCCGACCCGTCGCGGCTGCCGCGGCTCCCCGGCGCGAGGGGCCGCGTCGGCCTGCTGGTGATGCGCAGCTACGTGCTCGCCGGCAACACCGCCCATTACGACGGCGTCATCGCGGCCTTGGAGGCGCAGGGCCTCGACGTGGTGCCGGCCTTCGCCAGCGGCCTCGACAACCGCCCTGCGGTGGACGCCTTCTTCATGAAGGACGGGCGCGCCGCGATCGACGCGATGGTCTCGCTCACCGGCTTCTCGCTGGTTGGCGGACCCGCCTACAACGACGCCGCCGCCGCCGAGGCGATGCTGGCCCGGCTCGACGTGCCCTATCTCGCCGCCCAGGCGCTGGAATTCCAGACGCTCGAGCAGTGGGAGGCGGGCGACCGCGGCCTGTCGCCGGTCGAGGCGACCATGATGGTCGCGATCCCCGAACTCGACGGCGCCACCGCCCCGATGGTGTTCGGCGGCCGCTCCGCGAATTCCGGCGCCGACAACGCCCGGGACATGCGGGTTCACCCCGAGCGCGCCGCCCGGCTCGCCGAGCGGGTGGCGCGGCTAGTGTCGCTCCGCCGGACCGCGAAGGCCGAGCGGAAGCTCGCCGTGGTGCTGTTCAACTTCCCGCCGAATGCCGGCGCCACCGGCACGGCGGCGTTCCTGTCGGTCTACGCCTCGCTCCTCAACACTTTGAAGGGGCTGGCGGCGGACGGCTACATGGTCGAAGTGCCGGAGAGCGTCGACGCCCTGCGCGCGGCGATCCTCGACGGCAATGCCAAGCGCTACGGCACCCAGGCCAACGTCCACGCCCGCATCCCGGCCGAGGACCATCTGCGCCGCGAGCCCCACCTCGCCGAGATCGAGGCCCAGTGGGGCCCGGCACCCGGCCGTCACCAGACCAACGGCGCCGAACTCTTCGTGCTGGGCGCACGATTCGGAAATATCTTCGTCGGGGTCCAGCCGGCCTTCGGCTATGAGGGCGACCCGATGCGGCTGCTGTTCGAGCGCGGCTTCGCGCCGACCCACGCGTTCTCGGCCTTCTACCGCTACCTGCGCGAGGATTTTGCCGCCGACGCCGTGCTGCATTTCGGCACCCACGGGGCGCTGGAATTCATGCCCGGCAAGCAGACCGGCCTGTCCGAGGCCTGCTGGCCGGAGCGGCTGATCGGGGCGCTGCCCAACGTCTATCTCTACGCGGCCAATAACCCGTCCGAGGGGACGCTCGCCAAGCGCCGCTCGGCGGCGACGCTGGTCAGCTACCTGACCCCGAGCCTCGCGGCGGCCGGACTCTACCGCGGTCTCATCGACCTCAAGAGCTCGATCGAGCGCTGGCGCGGACTCGGCCCCGAGGCGGGCCCCGAGCGCGGCAGCCTTGCCGAGCTGATTCAGCAACAGGGCGCGGCGGTCGATCTCGTGGCCGCGGAGCCCCCATGGAGCGGCGATCTGGAGGCGCGGGTCTCCGGCCTCTGGACCGCTTTGCAGGAACTGGAGCAGACTCTGATCCCGCACGGCCTGCACGTGGTCGGGGAGGGCGTGTCGCCGGAAGAGCGGGTCGACCTCCTGCTCGCCCTGGCCGAGGCTTCGCACGGACTGAGGCCGGACCAAGCCGGCATCGCCGCATTGGTCGCCGGGGCCGGGATCGAGTCGGCGCTCGCGGCCTCCGGCCTGCCCGCGGACCCCGAGACCCGCGCCGCCTTCACGGCCCTCGCCAAGTCCGAAAGCCTGCTCGCCCGGGATCACGAGGTTCCGGCCCTGCTGCGGGCGCTCGACGGCCGCTTCGTGCCGCCGGTGGCGGGCGGCGACCTGCTGCGCAACCCGGCCGTCCTGCCGACCGGCCGCAACCTGCACGGTTTCGATCCCTACCGCCTGCCCTCGGCCTTCGCGGTGGCCGACGGCGCCCGGCAGGTCGCCCGCATCCTCGAGCGCTTCGCGGCGGACGGGAAGCCCTGCCCGGAGAGCGTCGCCCTCGTCCTGTGGGGCACCGACAACCTCAAGAGCGAGGGCGGCCCAATCGCCCAGGCGCTGGCGCTGATCGGCGCCGCGCCCCGCTTCGACGGCTACGGCCGCCTGAGTGGCGCCGAGTTGATCCCGCTGGAAACCCTCGGCCGCCCGCGCATCGACGCGGTGGTGACGCTGTCCGGGATCTTCCGGGATCTGCTGCCGCTGCAGACGAAGCTCCTGGCCGAAGCGTCCTTCCTCGCGGCGACCGCCGACGAGCCGCTCGAGCAGAACTACGTCCGCAAGCACGCACTCGCCATCCAGGCCGAGCAGGGCTGCGACCTGGAGACGGCGGCGTTGCGCGTCTTCTCCAACGCCGAAGGCGCCTACGGGGCCAACGTCAACCACCTCGTCGATTCCGGGAACTGGGACGACGACGCGGAACTCTGCGAGACCTTCTCGCGCCGCAAGAGCTTCGCCTACGGCCGAACCGGCCGCCCGGCGCCGCAGCGCGCCCTGATGCAGGCGGTGCTGGCCTCCGTCGATATGGCCTACCAGAACCTCGACTCGGTCGAGGTCGGCGTCACCTCCGTCGACCACTACTTCGACGGGCTCGGCGGCATGGGCCGGGCGGTCGCCCGGGCCAAGGGCGAGTCGGTGCCGATCTACATCAGCGACCAGACCCGCGGGGAGGGGCGCGTCCGCTCCCTGGAGGAGCAGGTGGCGCTGGAGACGCGCACCCGGATGCTCAACCCGAAATGGTACGAGGGCCTGCTCGGCCACGGCTACGAGGGCGTCCGCCAGATCGAGACCCACCTGACCAACACGGTCGGCTGGTCGGCCACGGCCAACGCGGTCCAGCCCTGGATCTACGAGCGGATCACCGAGACCTACGTCCTCGACAAGGACATGCGCGAGCGCATGGCCGCCTTGAACCCCACCGCCTCCGCCAAGGTCGCCCAAAGGCTGATCGAGGCGCACCGCCGCGGCTTCTGGACTCCTGACGCAGAGATGCGCGACGCCCTCGACCGGGCCGAGGAGGAGCTGGAGGACCGCCTGGAAGGCGTCACCGCAGGAGTGGCCGCATGA
- the bchB gene encoding ferredoxin:protochlorophyllide reductase (ATP-dependent) subunit B, which yields MQLTLWTYEGPPHIGAMRVATAMSGLHYVLHAPQGDTYADLLFTMIERRDARPPVTYTTFRAQDLGRDTAQIFKEAVSAAYARFQPQAMIVGASCTAELIQDDPGGLAKALDLPIPVIPLELPAYQKKENWGASETFYRLVRALAGAPGSRSAREPGQQPLCNILGPTALGFRHRDDLIEIRRLLDSLGIAVNVVAPLGATPGDLGRLRAADFNVVLYPETARSAAEYLKKSFGQPFTQTVPIGVGGTRRFVEEVAALAGIDPAPVLDGPGSRLPWYSRSVDSTYLTAKRVFVFGDASHAIGIARVAAKELGFTVVGLGTYGREFAREVRAEAAEHGLEALITDDYLDVEAAIRAAAPELVLGTQMERHVAKRLGIPCAVISAPVHVQDFPARYAPQMGFEGANVLFDTLVHPLMMGLEEHLLGMFREDPEFHDGVGPSHLGGKSFGTPADGALEAAERAPADTPPTPTPVPILLDRAASWSPEAEKELKKIPFFVRGKARTNTETFARERHLPLITVETLYDAKAHYGR from the coding sequence ATGCAGCTCACCCTCTGGACCTACGAGGGACCTCCCCACATCGGCGCGATGCGCGTCGCGACGGCGATGTCCGGGCTGCACTACGTGCTGCACGCGCCCCAAGGCGACACCTACGCCGACCTGCTGTTCACCATGATCGAGCGGCGGGACGCGCGCCCGCCCGTGACCTACACGACCTTCCGGGCGCAGGATCTCGGCCGCGACACCGCGCAGATCTTCAAGGAGGCGGTCTCGGCCGCGTACGCGCGCTTCCAGCCGCAGGCGATGATCGTCGGCGCCTCCTGCACCGCCGAGCTGATCCAGGATGATCCCGGCGGGCTCGCCAAGGCCCTCGACCTGCCGATCCCCGTGATTCCGCTGGAGCTGCCCGCTTACCAGAAGAAAGAGAACTGGGGCGCGTCGGAGACCTTCTACCGCCTCGTCCGGGCGCTCGCCGGAGCCCCCGGATCGCGCTCCGCCCGTGAGCCTGGACAGCAACCGCTCTGCAATATTCTGGGTCCAACGGCGCTGGGATTCCGCCATCGGGACGACCTGATCGAGATCCGCCGGCTGCTCGATTCGCTGGGCATCGCGGTAAATGTCGTCGCGCCGCTGGGTGCCACGCCCGGCGATCTCGGCCGGCTCCGGGCGGCCGACTTCAACGTCGTGCTCTATCCCGAGACCGCCCGCTCGGCCGCGGAGTACCTGAAGAAGAGTTTCGGGCAGCCGTTTACGCAAACCGTTCCGATCGGCGTCGGCGGCACGCGCCGCTTCGTTGAGGAGGTGGCGGCGCTTGCCGGGATCGACCCGGCACCGGTGCTCGACGGCCCCGGCTCGCGGCTGCCCTGGTACTCCCGCTCGGTCGACTCGACCTATCTCACGGCCAAGCGTGTCTTCGTGTTCGGAGACGCCAGCCACGCGATCGGCATCGCCCGGGTCGCCGCCAAGGAGCTGGGCTTCACCGTCGTCGGGCTCGGGACGTACGGCCGCGAATTCGCCCGCGAGGTTCGCGCCGAGGCGGCCGAGCACGGCCTCGAGGCGCTGATCACCGACGACTACCTCGATGTCGAGGCGGCGATCCGCGCGGCCGCGCCGGAACTGGTCCTCGGCACCCAGATGGAGCGCCATGTCGCCAAGCGGCTCGGCATCCCCTGCGCGGTGATCTCCGCGCCGGTCCACGTCCAGGATTTCCCGGCGCGCTACGCGCCGCAGATGGGTTTCGAGGGCGCCAACGTCCTATTCGACACCCTGGTCCATCCGTTGATGATGGGCCTCGAAGAGCACCTCCTCGGCATGTTCCGGGAGGATCCCGAGTTCCACGACGGCGTCGGCCCCTCGCATCTCGGCGGCAAGTCCTTCGGGACTCCGGCGGACGGGGCGCTTGAGGCCGCGGAACGGGCGCCGGCCGACACCCCTCCGACGCCGACGCCCGTTCCGATTCTGCTGGACCGCGCGGCCTCTTGGTCGCCGGAAGCCGAGAAGGAATTGAAAAAAATCCCGTTCTTCGTGCGGGGCAAGGCGCGCACCAACACTGAGACCTTCGCCCGGGAGCGGCACCTGCCGCTCATCACCGTCGAGACCCTCTACGATGCCAAAGCGCATTACGGCCGCTAG